Proteins encoded in a region of the Ranitomeya imitator isolate aRanImi1 chromosome 9, aRanImi1.pri, whole genome shotgun sequence genome:
- the LOC138648753 gene encoding uncharacterized protein: MDAQYPREQCSPLLASTQLEPCMSPDWRNNFITQNYARIEAVAPIADNGPALHLIMDTDTETSDAMAENWCVPEPRDTLGSDVEIIDVKNPATSAKPDAPKRRGNSLHRCFKNRKVARKIQLEKENIPASASLSIAPPVKPGADVGQFPLHTYTSPLQQRVLHWRNYDTEENQPQRANTAVRTTSLSPICVVDRDECYAAPKQPGNPSPKISHQKYTNVSREKRAAPNARPRITRPANSTGAIPQVTPENREIEQLSEGLWSPTEPLNIPVCQTVQSADTALADFSSVFAPVLPLKKRTVSRRRVGRKQKVAVHTPYTGRPSWDADHVKMFTDMSAQYAQSKLAQMELKSFCDTYERLLNACPTHDITEELRAFKLNHP, from the exons atggacgcccaataccctcgcgagcaatgcagcccccttcttgcaagcacacaattag agccgtgtatgtcgcccgattggcgcaataatttcataacgcagaattatgcgcgcattgaagccgtggcgccgatagccgataatgggcctgctcttcatctcatcatgg atactgacacggagacatctgacgctatggctgaaaactggtgtgttcccgaaccacgcgatacgctgggttcagacgtggagatcatagatgtcaagaaccctgcaacttcagcgaaacccgatgcgcctaaaagacgcggcaactcgttacaccgatgtttcaagaatagaaaag ttgcccggaaaatacagcttgaaaaagagaatattcccgcctctgcgagtttgagcattgcgcctcccgttaaaccaggagctgatgtgggacaattcccgcttcatactt atacgtcgcctcttcaacaacgagttttgcactggcgtaattacgacactgaagagaatcaaccacaaagagctaatacggcggtgcgaacaacatctctctcgcccatctgtgttgtggatcgtgatgaatgctacgctgcaccaaaacaacccgggaatccaagccccaagatttcacatcagaaatatacgaacgtttcaagagagaaacgtgcagcgccgaacgctcggccccgcataacacggcccgccaatagcacaggcgccataccccaagttacgcctgaaaacagagaaattgagcaGCTCTCCGAGGGtctgtggtcacccacagagcccctcaatatacctgtgtgccagactgtgcaatctgcagatactgctcttgcagacttttctagcgtttttgcccctgtattacctctaaagaaacgaaccgtatcccgacgccgtgtaggtagaaagcagaaagttgctgtacatacaccttacacaggtcgtccttcgtgggatgctgaccatgtcaaaatgtttactgacatgtctgcgcagtacgctcaaagcaaactcgcacagatggaactaaaatctttctgcgatacatatgaaagactgttaaatgcgtgtccaacacatgacattaccgaggagctgcgtgctttcaaactaaatcacccctga
- the LOC138648953 gene encoding uncharacterized protein, which produces MDTDTETSDAMAENWCVPEPRDTLGSDVEIIDVKNPATSAKPDAPKRRGNSLHRCFKNRKVARKIQLEKENIPASASLSIAPPVKPGADVGQFPLHTYTSPLQQRVLHWRNYDTEENQPQRANTAVRTTSLSPICVVDRDECYAAPKQPGNPSPKISHQKYTNVSREKRAAPNARPRITRPANSTGAIPQVTPENREIEQLSEGLWSPTEPLNIPVCQTVQSADTALADFSSVFAPVLPLKKRTVSRRRVGRKQKVAVHTPYTGRPSWDADHVKMFTDMSAQYAQSKLAQMELKSFCDTYERLLNACPTHDITEELRAFKLNHP; this is translated from the exons atgg atactgacacggagacatctgacgctatggctgaaaactggtgtgttcccgaaccacgcgatacgctgggttcagacgtggagatcatagatgtcaagaaccctgcaacttcagcgaaacccgatgcgcctaaaagacgcggcaactcgttacaccgatgtttcaagaatagaaaag ttgcccggaaaatacagcttgaaaaagagaatattcccgcctctgcgagtttgagcattgcgcctcccgttaaaccaggagctgatgtgggacaattcccgcttcatactt atacgtcgcctcttcaacaacgagttttgcactggcgtaattacgacactgaagagaatcaaccacaaagagctaatacggcggtgcgaacaacatctctctcgcccatctgtgttgtggatcgtgatgaatgctacgctgcaccaaaacaacccgggaatccaagccccaagatttcacatcagaaatatacgaacgtttcaagagagaaacgtgcagcgccgaacgctcggccccgcataacacggcccgccaatagcacaggcgccataccccaagttacgcctgaaaacagagaaattgagcaGCTCTCCGAGGGtctgtggtcacccacagagcccctcaatatacctgtgtgccagactgtgcaatctgcagatactgctcttgcagacttttctagcgtttttgcccctgtattacctctaaagaaacgaaccgtatcccgacgccgtgtaggtagaaagcagaaagttgctgtacatacaccttacacaggtcgtccttcgtgggatgctgaccatgtcaaaatgtttactgacatgtctgcgcagtacgctcaaagcaaactcgcacagatggaactaaaatctttctgcgatacatatgaaagactgttaaatgcgtgtccaacacatgacattaccgaggagctgcgtgctttcaaactaaatcacccctga